The following are from one region of the Gloeocapsopsis sp. IPPAS B-1203 genome:
- a CDS encoding calcium-binding protein: MSTIHGTKKPDLIKGTPGADKILGWAVGDNAHSLSGNDTLLGLAGNDTIYGGTGDDSLIGGIGLDVLYGGIGNDTLEGNNGYDILYGEVGNDLLAGGTGDDTLYGGFGTDTLYGGAGDDYLYGGRDNDRLYGHAGDDILDGGLGNDTLIGGIGDDVYIVDSSGDVVIETINPVEMYDENWNIEVVDADIDTVYASVNYTLGQYVENLVLTGNQPIKGTGNSLDNFITGNDANNKLYGKGGNDTLDGGFGNDTLVGGFGDDVYYIDTLNDKIVELPNQGTDTVYSSISYVLDEHIEHLVLTDDGLIGIGNPLNTVQSNINSPSFAIGNTLDNILVGNDANNSLYGGAGNDFLDGSVGNDTLVGGTGNDYYIVNSISSTIIEFANEGIDWVESTVSYTLGNHLENLSLGGDRNINGTGNALNNIIYGNSGNNILSGGLGNDKIDASFGDDRLYGGGGNDTLNGSGGDDLLSGGDGNDSLQGGDGNDTIFGESGNDKLDGSFGDDSLDGGLGNDTLQGGFGNDTLRGDAGNDILRDMEFGGEANFLFGGAGNDTLEGGGTLDGGDGDDKLRGGSDNDTLIGGSGHDTLFGSFGDDVLTGGAGRDCFGFYEPFQGIDKITDFVAGEDRIFVYAIAPNSGVGFGVNCQLDRGTHISAAQFTIGGTASTTDHRFIYNRNTGALSFDEDGTGATQKVQFALLPKGLDMQNADIFVL, translated from the coding sequence ATGTCAACTATACATGGCACTAAAAAACCAGATTTAATCAAAGGCACTCCAGGTGCAGACAAAATCTTAGGTTGGGCAGTTGGCGACAACGCTCATAGTCTTTCGGGAAATGATACCTTGTTAGGGTTAGCTGGAAACGACACAATTTACGGCGGTACTGGCGATGACAGTTTAATAGGTGGTATAGGGCTAGACGTCCTTTATGGTGGTATTGGCAATGACACCCTCGAAGGGAATAATGGTTACGATATTCTCTATGGAGAAGTAGGTAATGACCTCCTTGCAGGTGGTACAGGAGATGACACTCTTTACGGTGGCTTCGGTACAGACACTCTCTATGGCGGTGCTGGTGATGACTATCTTTATGGTGGTAGAGACAACGATCGGCTTTATGGTCACGCAGGGGACGATATTTTAGATGGTGGTTTGGGTAATGACACGCTCATCGGTGGAATTGGTGATGATGTCTACATAGTTGACAGTAGTGGTGATGTAGTCATTGAAACTATTAATCCAGTAGAAATGTATGATGAAAACTGGAATATAGAAGTTGTTGACGCAGACATCGATACGGTATATGCCTCTGTTAATTATACTTTAGGGCAGTATGTAGAGAATTTAGTTCTTACTGGTAATCAGCCTATTAAAGGTACAGGAAATTCGTTAGACAATTTTATTACTGGTAATGATGCTAATAATAAACTTTATGGAAAAGGTGGAAATGACACGCTCGATGGCGGTTTTGGCAACGACACGTTAGTCGGTGGTTTTGGCGACGATGTTTACTATATAGACACTCTTAATGACAAGATTGTTGAGTTACCCAATCAAGGTACTGACACTGTTTATTCCTCAATAAGTTACGTTTTAGACGAGCATATAGAGCACTTAGTTCTTACAGACGATGGTTTAATTGGTATTGGTAATCCACTAAATACAGTGCAAAGCAATATTAATAGTCCTAGCTTTGCTATAGGTAATACTTTAGATAATATTCTTGTTGGTAACGATGCTAATAACAGCTTATATGGTGGTGCAGGTAATGATTTTTTAGATGGTAGTGTAGGCAATGATACGTTAGTTGGTGGTACTGGAAACGACTATTACATTGTTAATAGCATTAGTAGTACAATTATCGAATTTGCCAATGAAGGAATTGATTGGGTTGAATCAACGGTAAGTTATACCCTAGGTAATCATCTTGAAAATTTGTCCTTGGGCGGCGATCGCAACATCAATGGCACTGGCAATGCACTCAACAATATTATCTACGGCAACAGCGGCAATAATATCTTATCCGGTGGACTTGGTAACGATAAAATAGACGCGAGTTTTGGTGACGATCGCCTTTACGGTGGTGGTGGTAACGATACGCTCAATGGCAGCGGGGGCGACGATCTGTTATCAGGTGGCGACGGCAATGATTCGCTACAGGGAGGCGATGGCAATGACACGATATTTGGTGAATCTGGCAACGATAAATTAGATGGCAGTTTCGGCGACGATAGTTTAGATGGCGGACTAGGTAACGATACACTCCAAGGCGGATTTGGCAACGATACGCTAAGAGGTGACGCAGGCAACGACATACTGCGTGACATGGAGTTTGGTGGCGAAGCTAACTTTTTGTTTGGTGGTGCTGGAAATGATACCCTCGAAGGTGGTGGCACGCTCGACGGTGGTGACGGTGACGATAAACTCAGAGGCGGTTCTGACAATGATACCTTAATTGGTGGTTCTGGTCATGACACGCTCTTTGGCAGCTTTGGTGATGATGTTCTGACAGGTGGTGCCGGACGCGACTGTTTTGGCTTCTATGAGCCATTCCAAGGTATAGACAAGATAACAGATTTTGTTGCTGGGGAAGATCGCATTTTTGTCTATGCGATCGCACCTAATTCAGGCGTCGGTTTTGGTGTTAATTGTCAGTTGGATCGCGGTACGCACATTAGCGCAGCACAATTTACTATTGGTGGCACGGCATCAACGACAGATCATCGATTTATTTATAACCGCAACACAGGCGCTTTATCTTTTGATGAAGATGGTACAGGAGCAACACAGAAAGTGCAGTTTGCGTTACTGCCTAAAGGTTTAGACATGCAAAATGCTGATATTTTCGTTTTGTAG
- a CDS encoding calcium-binding protein: protein MANYFGTSEADYILGSNSGDIIYGYQGNDTLVGEAGNDSLFGGGGRDYLEGGAGNDYLDGGVGHDTLIGGAGNDTLLGGAGNDYLIGFAGNNHLKGGKGDDTLESGIGSDTLTGGAGADLFILNNPSAHATITDFNAKQGDMIVASFTGFYQGSFSYNNSTGALLYTEYINGNSVESQVAQLQPGTSFDVNTQLMIW, encoded by the coding sequence ATGGCAAATTACTTTGGCACTAGTGAAGCTGACTACATATTAGGCTCAAATTCTGGAGATATAATTTATGGCTATCAAGGCAATGACACCCTAGTTGGTGAAGCTGGAAATGACAGTCTCTTTGGTGGAGGTGGTCGTGACTATCTTGAGGGTGGTGCTGGTAACGACTATTTAGATGGTGGCGTAGGTCATGACACTCTTATTGGTGGTGCAGGTAATGATACTCTACTTGGTGGTGCAGGTAATGACTATCTCATAGGCTTTGCAGGTAATAATCATCTCAAGGGCGGAAAAGGTGATGATACGCTTGAAAGTGGAATTGGTAGTGATACACTGACTGGTGGCGCAGGTGCAGATCTCTTTATCCTAAATAACCCATCTGCTCATGCAACAATTACAGACTTCAACGCCAAGCAAGGAGACATGATTGTTGCCAGCTTTACAGGCTTCTATCAAGGTTCCTTTTCATATAACAACAGTACTGGTGCTCTGTTATATACTGAGTACATCAATGGTAACTCTGTTGAAAGTCAAGTCGCTCAATTACAACCAGGCACAAGCTTTGATGTTAATACACAATTAATGATTTGGTAG
- a CDS encoding bifunctional (p)ppGpp synthetase/guanosine-3',5'-bis(diphosphate) 3'-pyrophosphohydrolase, with amino-acid sequence MNAAVSTVTHATSLAFDVDLPQWLQNCLVAPQDSHQHSEQADNSLICLAFSFAYDLHQGQYRKSGEPYICHPIAVAGLLRDLGGSSAMIAAGFLHDVVEDTDISIEEIEQRFGNEVRQLVEGVTKLSEFSQKFSSKTERQAENFRRMFLAMAKDIRVIVVKLADRLHNMRTLEHLAPEKQRRIALETREIFAPLANRLGIGRFKWELEDLAFKYLEPEAYRQIQDLVAEKRVNREARLTRVVDVLKARMEQAEINCIDISGRPKHLYGIYQKMQRQQKEFHEIYDIAAIRIIVNSKEECYRALAEVHDAFKPIPGRFKDYIGLPKPNRYQSLHTAVVGFTGRPLEVQIRTIEMHHIAEYGIAAHWKYKETGSSSHSQLKTSEERFTWLRQILEWQNDLKDVNDAQEYLDSVKDNLFEDDVYVFTPKGDVVSLTAGATPVDFAYRIHTEVGNHCCGARVNERMVTLDTRLKNGDIVDILTQKNSHPSLDWLNFVVTTGAKNRIRQWYKRSHREENVARGRELLEKELGKTGFEALLKSEPMQAVAEKCNYHGVEELLAALGYGEITLNLVLNRWREIIKAQQPIAQTEDVTVLPSSTKTQKEAPLPSSRASDSPIAGVEGLLYHLAKCCTPIPGESIIGVVTRNSRGISIHRQGCQNVETIEGDRLIPVSWNHNNSERNRPQTYTVNIQIEAIDRVGILKDILSRLSDQGINVRNAQVKTSNGQPALIDLGIDIRDREQLDRVFVQIKKMSDVINLRRISQAED; translated from the coding sequence ATGAACGCCGCTGTTTCCACCGTTACTCATGCTACCTCACTCGCCTTTGATGTTGACCTTCCCCAATGGTTGCAAAACTGTTTAGTTGCACCGCAGGATAGTCATCAGCATTCAGAACAAGCTGACAATAGCTTGATTTGCTTGGCTTTTAGCTTTGCGTATGATTTGCATCAAGGGCAATACCGCAAATCTGGCGAACCATATATCTGTCACCCAATTGCTGTTGCCGGATTATTACGGGATCTCGGTGGTAGTAGTGCCATGATCGCCGCAGGATTTCTCCATGATGTAGTGGAAGATACGGATATCTCGATTGAAGAAATTGAACAGCGGTTTGGTAATGAAGTCCGTCAATTAGTCGAAGGAGTAACGAAGCTTTCCGAGTTTTCACAAAAATTTTCCAGCAAAACTGAGCGTCAAGCTGAGAATTTTCGCCGGATGTTCTTGGCAATGGCAAAAGATATCCGCGTGATTGTAGTCAAACTTGCCGATCGCCTGCACAACATGCGCACATTGGAACATTTAGCACCAGAAAAACAGCGACGAATTGCATTAGAAACGCGCGAAATTTTTGCCCCATTGGCTAATCGATTGGGTATCGGGCGGTTTAAGTGGGAATTAGAAGACTTGGCGTTTAAGTATCTAGAACCCGAAGCATATCGTCAAATTCAAGACTTAGTTGCCGAAAAACGAGTAAACCGAGAAGCTCGATTAACACGAGTCGTCGATGTACTAAAGGCGCGGATGGAGCAAGCCGAAATTAATTGTATCGATATCAGCGGTCGTCCAAAGCACCTTTATGGAATTTATCAGAAAATGCAGCGGCAACAAAAAGAATTTCATGAAATTTATGATATTGCTGCAATTCGGATCATTGTCAATTCAAAAGAAGAATGTTATAGAGCTTTAGCCGAGGTTCACGACGCATTTAAACCAATCCCTGGTAGATTCAAGGACTATATTGGTTTACCCAAGCCTAACCGCTACCAATCTTTGCATACGGCAGTTGTCGGTTTTACTGGGCGTCCTTTAGAGGTGCAAATTAGGACGATTGAAATGCACCACATTGCTGAATATGGAATTGCTGCGCATTGGAAGTATAAGGAAACAGGAAGTTCTAGCCACAGTCAGTTAAAGACTAGTGAAGAACGATTTACCTGGTTGCGGCAAATCCTGGAATGGCAAAATGACCTCAAAGATGTCAATGATGCTCAAGAGTATCTTGATAGCGTTAAAGATAACTTGTTTGAAGACGACGTTTACGTTTTTACCCCCAAAGGTGATGTTGTTTCGCTCACAGCGGGTGCAACACCAGTTGATTTTGCCTATCGGATTCATACAGAAGTCGGCAATCATTGTTGTGGTGCGCGTGTTAACGAGCGAATGGTAACGTTGGATACGCGGTTGAAGAACGGCGATATTGTAGACATTCTGACTCAAAAGAATAGCCATCCAAGTTTAGATTGGCTCAACTTTGTCGTGACAACTGGGGCAAAAAACCGAATTCGTCAATGGTACAAGCGATCGCACCGTGAAGAAAATGTCGCACGGGGACGCGAGTTGTTAGAAAAAGAACTCGGTAAAACAGGATTTGAAGCGCTGCTTAAATCAGAACCTATGCAAGCAGTAGCCGAAAAATGTAACTATCACGGTGTAGAAGAACTCCTAGCGGCGTTGGGTTACGGTGAAATTACTTTAAATCTTGTTCTCAATCGTTGGCGAGAAATCATCAAAGCCCAACAACCCATCGCGCAAACAGAAGATGTCACAGTTTTACCGTCTTCTACCAAAACACAAAAAGAAGCACCATTACCGAGTTCGCGGGCAAGTGATTCTCCTATTGCTGGAGTAGAAGGTTTGTTGTATCACTTGGCTAAATGCTGTACTCCAATTCCAGGCGAATCTATTATTGGGGTCGTTACGCGCAACAGTCGTGGCATTTCAATCCACCGTCAAGGATGTCAGAATGTTGAAACTATAGAAGGCGATCGCTTAATTCCGGTTAGTTGGAATCACAATAACTCAGAAAGAAATCGCCCGCAAACTTACACTGTCAATATTCAAATTGAAGCAATTGATCGCGTAGGAATTCTCAAAGATATTCTGTCACGCCTCAGCGATCAAGGAATTAATGTGCGCAACGCTCAAGTCAAAACATCCAACGGGCAACCTGCTTTAATTGATTTAGGAATTGATATCCGCGATCGCGAACAACTTGATCGTGTTTTTGTACAAATCAAAAAAATGAGCGATGTCATTAATTTACGTCGTATTAGTCAAGCTGAAGATTAA
- the patD gene encoding heterocyst frequency control protein PatD has translation MLSNFHYQSYQEFAAVLEQLQANANRTQPDVAKLHEVFQQAQRLFGQQIITLDSSDLEPSVASRVRSYHTEIDKQLKLLRMDMTFLQAARQPETIIARKEQICLRIQTLINYCNVLLEASA, from the coding sequence ATGTTGTCTAATTTTCATTATCAGAGCTATCAAGAATTTGCTGCAGTTCTAGAGCAGTTACAAGCAAATGCCAATCGGACACAGCCAGATGTTGCCAAACTGCACGAGGTTTTTCAGCAAGCACAACGGCTGTTTGGGCAGCAAATTATCACGCTAGACTCTAGCGATTTAGAGCCGAGTGTCGCATCCCGGGTACGTTCCTACCACACTGAAATTGATAAACAGCTGAAGTTATTAAGGATGGATATGACCTTTTTACAAGCAGCACGGCAACCTGAGACAATTATTGCCAGAAAAGAGCAAATTTGTCTCCGAATTCAAACTTTAATCAACTATTGCAATGTTTTATTAGAGGCGAGTGCATAG
- a CDS encoding ABC transporter ATP-binding protein has protein sequence MSEALFRIENLKVAYPQSETQQLQWAVDDVSFTLNCGERLGLVGESGCGKSTLGRAAMRLLPTSTQIEGKVTFEGKSVFDFTPAQLRHFRGEAVALIFQDPMTRLDPLMTIGDHCTETLKAHQPHLSQRQAKEIAIATLEAVKIPASRWSQYPHEFSGGMRQRVAIALALLLNPKLIVADEPTTSLDVTVAAQILQELTRLCRDRDMALLLISHDLALVGEYCDRIGVMYHGKLVEIGASQSVFRDPQHEYTRSLLKAALHLQAGDSKVHHDQLPMTNYQSPILRITNLKQHYSLESNFIERLFQGKNQTIKAVDGVSLELYQGEILGLVGESGCGKSTLSRTILQLIRPTAGKVELQGTDITALPKAGLRSYRRQMQMIFQDPHACLNPAMTVGQSIADPLLIHHLADVTSAKKQVLQMLERVGLTPATEYYERYPSHLSGGQQQRVAIARALITHPKLVICDEPVSMLDASVQAQVLDLMLELKREFDLTYLFITHDLWVARFLCDRIAVMNAGQIVEIGPTQEIFHHPKHAYTQTLLQAAPLLAKT, from the coding sequence ATGAGCGAAGCCTTATTTCGTATTGAAAATCTCAAAGTTGCCTATCCTCAATCCGAAACGCAGCAACTACAATGGGCTGTTGATGATGTGTCTTTTACGCTAAATTGCGGTGAACGGCTAGGTTTGGTGGGAGAATCAGGCTGTGGAAAATCGACGTTGGGACGCGCAGCCATGCGGTTGCTACCAACATCCACTCAAATTGAGGGTAAAGTCACATTTGAGGGGAAATCAGTTTTTGATTTTACTCCGGCACAGTTAAGGCACTTTCGCGGTGAAGCTGTCGCTTTAATTTTTCAAGATCCCATGACACGCCTCGATCCTTTAATGACAATTGGGGATCATTGTACCGAGACACTCAAAGCCCATCAACCGCACTTATCACAACGCCAAGCAAAAGAAATTGCGATCGCAACTTTAGAAGCTGTGAAAATACCTGCGAGTCGCTGGAGTCAGTATCCGCATGAATTTAGTGGGGGAATGCGTCAAAGAGTTGCCATTGCACTCGCCTTGTTACTCAATCCCAAATTGATTGTTGCCGATGAACCAACGACAAGTTTAGATGTTACAGTGGCAGCGCAGATACTACAAGAATTAACTCGTTTGTGCCGCGATCGCGATATGGCACTGTTATTGATTTCGCACGATTTAGCATTAGTTGGGGAGTACTGCGATCGCATCGGCGTGATGTATCACGGGAAGCTAGTTGAAATTGGTGCTTCGCAGTCGGTTTTTCGCGATCCCCAGCACGAATATACGCGTTCTCTTCTCAAAGCCGCATTACACCTGCAAGCTGGAGATAGCAAGGTACATCATGACCAATTACCAATGACCAATTACCAATCACCCATTCTCCGCATCACGAATTTAAAACAACACTATTCTTTAGAAAGTAACTTTATCGAACGACTGTTTCAAGGCAAAAATCAAACAATCAAAGCTGTTGATGGAGTCAGTTTAGAACTTTATCAAGGGGAAATTTTAGGATTAGTTGGCGAGTCGGGATGCGGTAAAAGTACGCTATCGCGGACAATATTGCAGCTAATTCGTCCGACAGCAGGGAAAGTAGAGTTGCAAGGAACTGATATCACCGCATTACCAAAAGCAGGCTTGCGTTCTTATCGACGACAAATGCAAATGATCTTTCAAGATCCTCATGCTTGTCTTAATCCTGCCATGACAGTGGGACAAAGTATTGCCGATCCTTTGTTGATTCATCATTTAGCTGATGTTACTTCAGCAAAAAAACAAGTGTTGCAAATGCTCGAACGCGTTGGTTTAACACCGGCTACAGAGTATTATGAACGATACCCAAGTCATCTTTCTGGCGGACAACAACAAAGAGTTGCGATCGCCCGTGCATTGATTACGCATCCCAAACTAGTCATTTGCGATGAACCTGTCAGTATGTTAGATGCTAGCGTACAAGCGCAAGTATTAGACTTGATGCTGGAATTGAAGCGCGAGTTTGATTTAACATATCTCTTTATTACGCATGACCTTTGGGTAGCAAGATTTTTATGCGATCGCATTGCGGTGATGAATGCAGGGCAAATTGTTGAAATTGGTCCTACACAGGAAATTTTTCATCATCCAAAACACGCTTACACGCAAACTTTACTACAAGCTGCCCCTTTACTTGCAAAAACGTAA
- a CDS encoding fatty acid desaturase, giving the protein MTILTTPRSIPTNEETIRLKDILKTLPKECFQQDQRKAWLGLLTNVLLVGLGYAGIAIAPWFVLPLFWIFTGTALTGFFVIAHDCGHRSFAKRRWVNDLVGHIFMLPLIYPFHSWRLLHNHHHLHTNKLDIDNAWQPFRPEVYASSDNFTQWGYRLVRGRFWWVGSIAHWALLHFDWSKFSGKNRAQVKLSVLVVAIFAAIAFPVLVATTGIWGFVKFWLMPWLVYHFWMSTFTLVHHTVSDVPFSTASDWNAATAQLSGTVHCNYPRWIEFLCHDINVHVPHHISTAIPSYNLRLAYSSLQENWAEYLHDELQFSWSLMQQITDECYLYEQKNCYQSFQDYHGISR; this is encoded by the coding sequence ATGACTATATTAACGACACCGCGTTCGATTCCAACCAATGAAGAGACAATTCGCCTCAAAGATATTCTCAAAACTTTACCCAAAGAATGTTTTCAGCAAGATCAACGCAAAGCTTGGTTAGGGCTGTTAACAAATGTATTGTTGGTTGGTTTAGGTTACGCAGGTATAGCGATCGCTCCTTGGTTTGTACTACCTCTATTTTGGATTTTTACCGGTACAGCATTAACCGGTTTTTTTGTGATTGCGCATGACTGTGGACATCGATCGTTTGCGAAACGCCGCTGGGTAAACGATTTAGTCGGGCATATATTTATGTTGCCGTTGATTTACCCTTTTCATAGTTGGCGGCTATTGCACAATCATCATCATCTACATACAAATAAACTCGACATAGACAACGCTTGGCAACCTTTTCGCCCCGAAGTTTATGCGAGTTCAGATAACTTTACACAATGGGGTTATCGCTTAGTACGCGGTCGCTTTTGGTGGGTAGGATCAATTGCACATTGGGCACTTTTGCACTTTGACTGGTCAAAATTTTCAGGGAAGAACCGCGCCCAAGTCAAGCTGTCAGTGTTGGTTGTTGCAATATTTGCGGCGATCGCTTTTCCAGTTTTAGTTGCAACAACTGGAATTTGGGGTTTTGTGAAATTTTGGTTGATGCCGTGGCTAGTCTACCATTTCTGGATGAGTACATTTACACTGGTTCATCATACAGTGTCTGATGTTCCTTTCAGTACAGCAAGTGATTGGAATGCTGCTACAGCACAATTATCGGGTACAGTTCACTGCAATTATCCGCGTTGGATTGAGTTTCTTTGCCACGATATTAATGTTCACGTTCCGCATCATATTTCTACTGCTATTCCTTCCTATAATTTGCGTTTAGCATACAGCAGCTTGCAGGAAAATTGGGCAGAGTATCTTCACGACGAATTGCAGTTTTCCTGGTCTTTAATGCAGCAAATTACTGATGAATGTTATCTCTATGAGCAGAAGAATTGCTATCAATCTTTTCAAGATTATCATGGCATCAGTCGGTAA
- a CDS encoding class I SAM-dependent methyltransferase: MTNQWDAKLYDRNHSFVSELATDLTELLAPQKDYRILDLGCGTGDLTNKIAIQGVEVVGIDFATTMIEQARSKYPHLHFEVLDARNLQYQEEFDAVFSNAALHWITEPEKVILGIQQALKPGGRFVAEFGGKGNVKAITTALYQALKNAGYPIDKKLNPWYFPSIAEYGSLLEKHGLQLVFATLFDRPTRLEDGEKGLQNWLKMFANSFLNTFSPEQQVSIISDMENQLHPVLYQNNAWFADYRRIRIVAVKE, translated from the coding sequence ATGACTAATCAATGGGATGCTAAACTCTACGATCGCAACCACTCTTTTGTTTCAGAATTAGCAACAGATTTAACAGAATTACTCGCACCTCAAAAGGACTATCGCATTCTTGATTTAGGTTGCGGTACGGGCGATTTAACAAACAAAATTGCAATTCAAGGTGTCGAAGTTGTCGGTATAGATTTTGCTACAACAATGATTGAACAAGCGCGTAGCAAATACCCACATTTGCATTTTGAAGTATTAGATGCAAGGAACTTACAATATCAAGAAGAATTTGATGCTGTGTTTTCTAACGCTGCACTCCATTGGATCACAGAACCAGAAAAAGTCATATTGGGAATTCAGCAAGCTTTAAAACCAGGTGGACGTTTTGTGGCGGAGTTCGGTGGTAAGGGTAATGTAAAAGCAATTACTACGGCATTATATCAAGCTTTAAAAAATGCTGGTTATCCTATAGATAAAAAACTAAATCCTTGGTATTTTCCAAGTATTGCCGAGTATGGAAGTTTATTAGAAAAACATGGCTTACAACTCGTATTTGCTACTCTCTTCGATCGCCCCACCCGTTTAGAAGATGGCGAAAAAGGGCTACAAAACTGGTTGAAAATGTTTGCTAATAGTTTTTTAAATACGTTTTCTCCTGAGCAACAAGTAAGTATTATTTCTGATATGGAAAATCAATTACATCCAGTGTTGTATCAAAATAACGCTTGGTTTGCTGATTATCGCCGTATACGGATTGTTGCTGTGAAAGAGTGA
- a CDS encoding type II toxin-antitoxin system RelE/ParE family toxin, translating into MIESFACKDTKDVFNGIKTKRTRKLIPDYLLEDAQDMLDILNAVETLDSLRIPTSNRLEKLQGDRKGQYSIRINNQYRVCFAWKDGNAHDVEIVDYH; encoded by the coding sequence ATGATAGAAAGCTTCGCGTGTAAGGATACGAAAGATGTATTCAATGGTATTAAGACAAAAAGAACAAGAAAGCTAATTCCTGATTATCTATTAGAAGATGCTCAAGATATGCTTGATATTTTAAATGCTGTAGAAACATTAGATTCTTTGAGAATACCAACAAGTAATCGTTTAGAAAAACTACAAGGAGATAGAAAAGGACAATACAGCATCCGAATCAATAATCAGTATCGAGTTTGTTTTGCATGGAAAGACGGGAATGCTCACGATGTCGAAATAGTAGACTATCACTAA
- a CDS encoding HigA family addiction module antitoxin, with amino-acid sequence MRVPTNRRPPHPGRILRKYFLDNLGIDQQQLANGIGVEYKRINSIVNERRDISEDTALRLAKYFGNTPGFWLNLQSVYNLYKAEQKVREELDKIRTFTVSSCTSEQIESDRITNIDKGDSSILANSPRDD; translated from the coding sequence ATGAGAGTACCAACAAATAGAAGACCACCACATCCAGGAAGAATTTTGCGCAAATACTTCTTAGATAATTTAGGTATAGATCAGCAACAGTTAGCTAATGGAATAGGTGTGGAGTACAAAAGAATTAATTCAATAGTTAATGAACGCAGAGATATTAGTGAAGATACAGCTTTAAGACTTGCAAAGTACTTTGGAAATACTCCAGGTTTTTGGTTAAATCTGCAAAGTGTTTATAACTTATACAAAGCTGAACAAAAAGTAAGAGAAGAGTTAGACAAAATAAGGACATTCACAGTGTCATCTTGTACCTCTGAGCAGATTGAGAGCGATCGCATAACAAATATTGACAAAGGAGATTCATCAATACTTGCTAATAGCCCAAGAGATGACTAG